The segment GTGGCTATTATACTTCGGATAAGGGAAATTATCGCAAGTTGTCCCCGGTTCACGGCTGTATTTATCTGGTTTTCCCCAATTTCTTGTCTATTTTTCCTGTTTTTCCACCATTTTTTTATTTTTCTCTCAATATTATCTTGCTTTTCAGTCTGTCGAATGTTATAGTTAAACGGTGATTCTTAGAATTGGATAATATTTCCATTTTTAGACATTTTTGCAACTATTTATATTTATGCATTCATAATCAAGGAGAGTTTCTCATGGCTTTGTCTGTCAATCAGTTTCAGGCTCCTGAACCACATTCTGTATATTCCGAGAACCGCCGTCTGGAGGCTTCCGACAAAGAGGAAATCGCCGAACGAATGAAAGAGATTGACTCTGCAATCCAGGGTTTTTGCCAATATCTGCATACAAAAAATATGGCGTCTAACACGATCCATGTCTATTCCTATGCTCTTCGGCAGTTTTTATGTCGTTATCGCCAGGTTGACTTTTCCAACCTTCACCTTTATAAAGTTTTTCTTCTGGAACACTATAAGCCGCAGACAGTCAACCTGCGTATTCGGGCACTGAATTCTTATCTGGAGTTTACAAGGGCCAAATCCCAGAAGCTCTCCATGGTAAAAATACAGCAGAGGAACTACCTTGAAAACGTAATCAGCGAGGCAGACTACGAGTACCTGAAAAACTGTCTTCTGAGAGATGAGAAATACCTCTATTACTTTATTATCCGTTTCATGGCCGCTACCGGAGCCCGGGTCAGTGAAGTCATTCAGTTTCAGGCTGAGGATATCAGAAACGGCTACAAGGATCTCTACTCCAAGGGAAACAAGGTCAGACGTATTTATATTCCTAAAGCCCTTCATCAGGATGCCCTTCGCTGGCTGGAGGCTTCTAAGATCCAGTCAGGCGATATTTTTTTGAACCGTTTCGGCAAACGCATTACCCCAGCCGGGATACGCGGGCAGTTGAAGGTTCTGGCTCTCAACTACGGCATCAACCCTGATGTAGTCTATCCCCATTCCTTCCGTCACCGCTTTGCCAAAAGCTTTATCGAAAAATGTGGGGACATTTCCTTATTATCTGATCTCCTCGGACACCGCAACATTGAGACAACGAGGATCTATCTGCGCCGTTCCAGCAGCGAACAGTACGATATCATCAATAAAGTAGTGGACTGGTAATGAACATGAATTTTGAAGAACAGTTGGAATATTTTAAACTTTATCTCAGAAAGCAGGGAAAGAGCTCTAACACAATCCTCTCCTACCTGTGTTCCCTGCGCCTTTTTTACTCTCTCTACAGCGAACTGAATGTGGATAATCTTCATGCCTAGATTGTGTCAATAGTTTTTCGCAAAATTAAAATCTTGCCGTTTGGCAGCCGGTAGTCAGCCGGCTATGATATCAGACAGCTGATCCTCTTCTGGATTGAAAAGATGATCCATATTCATGTAACGTCTGGCTCCCCAGCTTGTTGCTGCTACATGACGCAGTCTGGCACATACGAGCATCAAGGCGCTCTGCCCGTCAGGAAAAGCGCCGATCGCTTTTGTACGGCGTTTAATCTCACGGTTGAGACGCTCAATCGCGTTATTGGTCCGGAGCCGGGTCCAATGCTGCGTAGGAAAATCCATATAGGTCAAGGTTTCCTCGATTCCGTCCTCCACCTTTTTGGCAGCTTTGGCAAGCTTCATAGACCGGAGTTTTTCCGATACCTGGAGCGCTTTTTCACGAGCAGCATCCTTGCTCTCCTGTGCATGGATCGCCTTGAGCATAAGCGCTACCGTTTTCATCTTGTTACGGGGCGTAACAGAAAATATATTTCTGTAAAAATGAACTGTACAACGCTGATATCTGGCATCCGGAAAGACTTCTGGAATCGTTTCAAGCATGCCGAGGTTCTTGTCGCCAATGATCAATCGAACACCAGTAAGCCCGCGTTCCTTCAGCCATACGAAGAAAGAACGCCAGCTTTCACGATCTTCCTTCATCCCTTCAGCGGCACCAAGGATCTCCCGGCAGCCATCCTGGCTGACGCCAATGGCAACAAGAACAGAAACATTCTGGATTTCGCCGCCCCAGCTGCGTTTCAGGTAAACGCCATCTACGTAAACATAAGGATAGCTTCCAGAAAGCGGACGGGTACGCCAGGTTTCGATATGTTCATAAGCCTTTTTGTTCAGGTTACTGATGGTTCCAGGAGATACTTTTGTTCCCCATAAAGCCTCGGTGATATCCTCAACGCGGCGTACAGAAACACCGGCCAGATACATCTCAATCAGAGCTTCTTCCACGGAAGATTCTCTGCGGCGATATCTTTCAATAATGGCCGTCTCGAAAGGAATGCCCTTGAGTTTTGGAACTTTCAGCTCCACTTCGCCTGCAGCTGTATGGAGATTCCGTTTATAATGGCCGGAACGATATCCCTGGCGATCAGAAGAACGCTCATACTTTTCAGCGTTAACTAATTCGTCGGCTTCCTTATCAAGCAGGGCATTTAAAGTCTCCTCAACACTGCTGCGGACAAGATCCTTTAAATCGTGCTTTATTAAATCCTCATTTAGCTGTATAATCTTATCAGACATGGTTTTATAGCCTCCTTTGATAGATTTGGTTGTGGTGACTTAATTTTACCAAACGGCTATAGACCATGTCTATTTTTATGAAATTAATTTTGCGAAATTAATTATACGTCATCCATGCCTACCGGGAATATCTTCTGTCACATTACAGGATCAATACAGTCAACACCCGCATCCACGGTATCAACCGCTTTCTTGAATGTCTCTCTGCCGCCGACGGCGAAAGCCCCCACGGCAGCAGTGAAAGCTATATAAATAAGGAAGCTTTTCATTCCGAATCTGCAGTTTCTTCCCTCACCGCCTTCCGCCTGGAACCGCTGAAGGCCTCCCCTTCCCCTGAAAAAATATATTCAAACTCCCAGATATTCCAGTGTGAATATCCCCCTGCCGAATCTGCCCCCTCTGCCTTAACCTCTTCTTTGGGATATTCACCTTCTACTGAGTCTGTATATCCCTGCTCACTCCCCGCCCCCTCTGACGGAAACAGCTTCAAGCTGAACCCCGTAAAAAAGCAGCAGAAAACGTATCTTGACACCGTCATTTCTGAACGGGACTATGAGAAATTAAAAAGGCGCCTGAAAAAGGACAATAACTATTACTGGTATTTTGTAGTCCGCTTTCTCGGGGCGACAGGCGCCAGAATCAGCGAGCTGCTGCAGATCAAGGTGGAGAACCTGAAAAGCGGCCATCTGGATCTCTATTCCAAGGGCGGAAAAATCCGCCGGCTCTACCTGCCCCGTCGGCTCTGCGACGAGGCCCTGCCGTGGTTTGAATCCAGGGGAATGAAAAGCGGTTTTATTTTTCTCAATCATCATGGCCAGGTTATATCAGCCCGTGGAATTGCAGTCCAGCTCAAACAGCTTGCCGTGCGGTACCGGATCGATCCCGGCACCGTCTATCCCCATTCCTTCCGCCACCGCTTTGCCAAAAATTTTCTGAAGAAATTCAATGATATTTCTCTTCTGGCAGACCTGATGGGCCATGACAGCATTGAAACCACCAGAATCTACCTGACCCGCTCAAGCGTGGAGCAAAAGGAGCTTCTGGACAGAATCATTACCTGGTAGCAGCAAAAAATCTGACGGAATTTCCATGAAAAAGCAGGCAGGCCCGCCTCAGCTCTCCACTCCCTCAATCATGAGGGGCTTGCCTGCTTTTTCGCGCCGCCGCGCGGCTGCTTTAAACAGCCTTTTTCCTCTGCGCGGCGTGCGCATCCCGCCCGGCAGGGCTTTTCGTATTATAGGAAATTCGGAAGAATTTCCTACAATACGAAAAAAGGGCAGCCAAGCTGCCCCTTTTTATATGTCCTCCCCTGCTCTCCCTCTGTCAGAGAACCTTGCTCAGGAAGGCTTTCAGTCTTTCATTCTTTGGATTTGAGAAAAATTCTTTCGGCTCATTCTCCTCCACAAAATTTCCTCCGTCCATGAACATTACGCGGGTGGCCACCTCTCTGGCAAAGCCCATCTCATGGGTAACTACCACCATGGTCATTTTCGCCTCTGCCAGATCCCGCATAACATTCAGCACCTCTCCTACCATCTCGGGGTCGAGAGCTGAGGTGGGCTCATCGAACAGCATCACATCCGGCTTCATGCACAGAGCGCGGACAATGGCGATTCGCTGTTTCTGGCCTCCCGAGAGCTGGCTCGGATACGCGTTTGCCCTGTCGGCAAGTCCTACCCTCTCCAGAAGCTTCATGGCCTCCGGCTCAATCTCTTCCTTTTTCTTGCCCTGGAGCTTAATGGGCGCCAGTGTCAGATTCTCCAGAATCGTCATATGCGGAAACAGGTTAAACTGCTGAAACACCATTCCCATTTTCTGCCGGTGCTTATTAATGTCTGTCCTCTTGTCCGTGATATCCGTTCCCTCAAACAGAATCTGTCCTTCTGTCGGCTCCTCCAGAAGGTTCAGACACCTCAGAAAGGTACTTTTTCCTGAACCGGAGGCTCCAATGACACAGACAACATCTCCTTTATAAATATCAACTGTCACATCCTTCAGAACCTGAAGGGATCCAAAGCTCTTTCCCAGATGCTTCACCTGGATTAAAGGCTCTTCCATTCTGTTAGTGCTCACTCTGTCTAAGCCTCCTTTCCAGAATCTTGATAAGCTGCGTAAAGATAAGCACAATCGCAAGATAAATCAATGCCACTGCAATCAACGGCATAAATGCACTGTAGGTACGGCTTCTGATAATGTCTCCGCCCTTGGTCAGATCCTGAAGCCCGATGTATCCGGCAATGGAGGTCTCCTTCAGAAGGGCGATAAACTCATTGCAGAGAGCCGGAAGCACATTTTTAAACGCCTGCGGCATGATAATATACCACATAGTCTGCGGGTAGTTAAAGCCAAGGCTTCTTCCCGCCTCAAACTGTCCATTGTCAATGGACATGATTCCGCTTCGGAAGATCTCCGCCACATAGGCGCCTGAGTTAATTCCGAAGGCCAGAACTGCCACCAGCACCTTGTCGATTCTGACGCTGGCAAAAATTACATAGTAAATAATCAAAAGCTGCACCAGCACTGGTGTTCCTCTTATAACAGTCAGATAGACATTGCAGATGAAATTCAGAATTTTCAAGCGGTGCGTCTTATCGTAGGTCGACCGGATGATTCCCACAATAAAGCCGATTACAATACCCACCAGCACTGCAAAAAATGTAATCTGAATGGTTGTCACAAGGCCGTCTGCAATGTAATGCCAGTTATCCCCATTAATAAAATTTCTGGTAAACGTATCCACAAACTGATTCCACATATTCCCTGTTCTCTCTCACTTTTTTGATCCGCATTCCTGTCCTTTTACCACAGGAAAGCTGCACCTATTCAGTCACAGGTGCAGCCGTCGATTTTCTGTTTCCATTAAGTTTACTCTGCCGGGATATATTTGTCAACAATGGCGTCAAGAGTTCCCTCTTCTTTCAGCTCTGCAATGGCTCCGTTGATCTGCTCTAAAAGCTCTGTGTTATCCTTGTTCACTGCCATAGCATAGTCCTCAGAAGATAATGCCTCTTCGAGAATTACCAGCCCCTCATCCTGCGCAACAAAGTTCTTGGCAGGAGCGTTGTCGATTACCACTGCGTCAATCTTACCCTGAGTCACAGACTGAACTGCCTCAAATCCCTTATTGTAACGCTCAACTGTTGTGCCCTCAATCTCGCTCACGAGAAGATCTCCTGTCGTTCCCAGCTGAACGCCCACTACCTTGCCGGCCAGGTCATCAACGGAGGCAATGTCGCTTCCCTCTTTGACAATAATCACCTGAGCCGCTGTCGCGTATGTGTCTGTAAAGTTTACAGATGCCTCTCTGTCCGGTGTCACAGTCATTCCTGCTGCAACAAAGTCTACCTTATCGCTGACCAGGGCAGGAATCAGAGCGTCAAACTCCATATCCTCAACCTGTACATCCATTCCCAGCTTTTCTCCGATTGCCTCTGCAATCTCAACATCAATTCCCACAATCGCATCGCCGTCATAGTACTCATATGGTGGGAAGGTTGCATTTGTTCCCATAATTAATGTGCCGCCTGCAGTCTCCTCCGCTGCCTCAGCATCCTCGGCCGCCGTCGATCCTTCTGCAACTGCCTCAGAACCTGCTGCTGTCGTCTCCTCAGCTGCCGCAGCTGTGGTGTCTGCTGTGCTGCCTCCTGATGAGCAGCCTGCCAGAGCTGCTGCCATAACTGCTGCCATAGATAATGCTAAAAATTTCTTTTTCATAATAGACTCCTCCATTTACCTTCTTTTCATTTTCGTTTACAGTTTCCATTTATATGCCCATGGATCTCTTTGACCCTGGGCTGAAAGTCAAAACCTTGCTGTCCTTTTCCGTTGGCAGTACAGAGAATCCATTTCTCTTATTCTTTTGAATATTTATGTATTCCCTGTATTTCTCTGATATATCATTATTATACGCATTTTCTGTAAATAGTCAACTGTTTTTTTGTATAAATAAAACTTGTAGTTGTTTATTTATTCATTCAAAACATCTAAAATACTGGTTTATACACGTTTCATGAATATTTTATCATTTACAGAAGCCGCACCCTCACAGCTGCTTGTCTTTTTCCCTGGAAAGGACTATACTGAATCTGCCGAAACGAACGATTACCATACGAAAAGAGGTTATTTTATGAAATACCTGCTCTTAAACTATATTTTAGAGCCGACCGCCTGGCCGATGGAGCCTCCTGCTCCCGGCTCTGTCTTTCACCTGTCTCTCAGTTTTATTCTGATTTCCCTGGCCCTCCTCCTGGCCTGGAAACTGCGCCATCTGGGTGAACCGCAGGCCATACGGCTTCTGACCGGACTGGGAATACTTCTCTTCTGCTGCGAACTGTATAAACAGCTCTTTATCTACTATATTGAAAATAACGGCCACTACAACTGGTGGTACTTCCCCTTTCAGCTGTGCAGCCTTCCCATGTACCTCTGCCTGTTCCTCCCCTTTCTCACAGCCAGAAAGAGGGCTCTGCTCTTCACCTTCATGTACCAGTACAACCTTTTAGGCGCCCTGCTGGTTTTTGCAGAGCCCAGCGGGCTGATGCATCCCTACTGGACGCTGACCCTGCACGGCTTTTTCTGGCATGGAATTCTCGTATTCATCGGCTTTTTCATCCTGTTTTCCGGCCGTACCTCGTCTGGAAATGATGTATTCCTGAAAACCACCGCCCTCTTTCTCTCCTGCTGTGCCATTGCTGCGGGAATCAACGTCCTGTCACGGCAGGTTGCCCTGCCGCCCTGGCAGGATGCGGACATGTTTTACATATCCCCATTTTATCCAAATACACAGATTGTTTTCCACCAGATTGCCGAGCGCTTTGGTATTTCTGCAGGAAATATTGCTTACCTGGCCGCAATTATAGCGGGAGCCTTTCTGATGAAGGAGATTTCAGGTGCAGTGTCAAAGCATCGCAAAAAAAGCGTCAAAATGACACGGCATGAGCTTCTGTAACACAGAACAGCACGAGTAAAAATCTCCATAATCCCCCGGTGTCTGTAAGATAAAAGGACGGCTGCCCGCAGCAGCCATCCTTCACCTCAAAGTTATTTTGTTTTTATGAAATATTTCTCATTGCAAAATATTTCTTCATTATTAAATATTCCTTCATTATGAAACATTCCTTCATTAATTAAAGCCGGCACTCTGCCGCAATGGCAGTCTCTAATTTTCACTTACTCTGCACATAGTGAATTCACCATATGCCGTCACCACGCGGTAATAGCCGCACAGCTCCTGGTTCAGCTTCTGATCCGGTGTGTCTACCAGGAACGGCTGATGATGAAATTCCGCGATCTTCGCCTTGGTAGCGATAATTATAATATTCTCCCTGCCAATCTCCCGGATCACCTCCGGCGTAATCTGCTGGTTTCCACGACCAAAGAGGAAGCCCTGCCCTCCCGTCACTGTCACAACCAGCTTTGTCTTCTTGCCTCTGATATAGTCAAGGATTTTATCCCCGTAGAGATCATTTGCCACCAGTTCCCGGTTCTTTATCAGATCAACGCCGATCAGCGTATTTTTCAGCCCCAGCATCTGCATGATTCCCCTGGTGGTGGTTCCTGCTCCGATCAGGTAGTAGGTGTCTGGGTCCATATGCTCCACAATCTCATGGGCGATGGACTCGATGGCAGCTGTCTCCGAGAGAGGAGTCGGCGCCTTTCTGTTCTGGGTAAATACGTGCTCCAAGGGGACGGAAAGGTAGCCGTACAGCCTTGTGTTGATAATTTCCTGGCGGTAGAGATCCTCGTCAATATCCAGTACCTCCTGCTCCGCCGTCTTTGTCACCTTTCCTGACAGCCACAGCTTTGCAAGACTTCCGGCGCTCTGAGGATTTTTGGCATAAACAGGAGAGTGAATTTTTACTCCTGCCGGGATCCCCAGAGCAGGAAGCTCCGTTCCCACTCCCTCGTAGATATCGCGGGCCGTTCCGTCTCCGCCTGCAAACAGCAGGAGATCCACTCCCTCCTCTTTCAGACGCCTTGCCAGGGAGAGAGTATCAGCCCGTGAGCTGTCGAGAAGGGCATTCAGATCCTTTCCCCCCTCAGGCATCAGAACAGCGGTCTTAAATCCCAGCTCCTCTGCTGCCTCCGCCCCCATATCGCCGGGGTAGGTGAGAATTTCTATTTCATCCTTCAGTTCCAGAAGCTCCGCGAGGGCAATGCGCACCCTCTCATTGGCCCTGGGCTTGGCACCGCGCCTGAGCGCTTCTTCCACCATATGATCGGTGCCCTTGAGGCCCACACTGCCTCCCATTCCGGCCACCGGGTTAATAATTAGGCCTAATTTTTTCATGGTTGTATTTACTCCTTTTTCTATAACTGTGCAGGGGTGACGGAGGAATTATGATATAATTTTTTATTCCGGTAAAGTCACAAAAAATTATATCATAATTCCCCCTGTTCTGCTAATGCGGAAAAGTAAATTTTTCCCCACAGATTGATTTCTAATTTCAGAGATATTGATCCTCAAACTTCCAGTTCCTGAAACAGACAGAGAAAAAGAAGGCTGCTGTGACTTCTCCTGCATACGCTTCGGAGAGGTGCGGCAGCAGCTCTTCTTTTAGAAAAAACACTTATCTTTACTTAGGGAAACCCAAACTTCGCTCCGTTCGGGCAGCGGCTAACCTTCTGCGTTCCGCACAAAATTAGTCTTCGTTGTATTTTCTCTGGTATACTTTCCAGGTGGTTGCCCATCTTGCCGGATCATCCATGCCGGACTCGTCTACCTGATGTGTTACGCTTCTGTGAGGAGCGGTCTTGATGATCTCCGGATTCTCGTGAGCCTCCTTGAATACGTATTTCAGAGTCTCGATGTACTCGTCGATATCCTTCTTGGATGGTGTCTCTGTCGGCTCTAAGGTCATCGGCTCAGGCAGATAGAATGGATGGTGGGAAGTCCAGTAATGCATACCGAAATCCATCATTCTTCTCTGAACATCCAGTGTTCCGATTCCTGTTTCCTTCTCCAGATTCTCTAAGGAGTATCTTGCCTGCTCTACTCTCTGGTTGTTGCCGTCCTGGTAGTATGCGGAAACTTCCGGAAGCTCCATCAGTTTCTTGAACAGGTAGTTGTTGTTTAATACAGAGGTCTTTGCAACCTGGTATAATCCGTCCGGACCCATGCTTCTGATCCAGCAGTATGCCTTTAATACAACCTCAGCAACGCCGTACCACTCTCTGACCTTTCCAACTGCATTTGGATTTGCGCAGATGTCATAGTTTAAGAAGTACTTCTCTCCGTCGTAGTCGATGATCGGAGCCGGAAGGAATTTAACCAGATCCTTCTGAACACCTGTAGCGCCGCAGGCTGGGCCGCCGCATCCGTGAGGTGTGGAGAATGTCTTGTGCAGGTTGAAGAAGCACATATCGAATCCGGCATCTCTTGCTCTTGTAACTCCTAAGAGGCCGTTTGCATTTGCCTGATCGTAAGCGCAGAGACCGCCGATGGAGTGAACGTAGTCAACGAACTCTTTTACATGGCCGTTGTAAACGCCTGTATCCTCTGGGTTTGCTACAATGTAGCCTGCTGTCTTCTCAGAGCATGCTGCCTTTAACTGCTCTAAGGTCGGAAGTCCTGTCACTGGGTCTGGCTGTAAGTAGATAATCTTAAATCCAGCTACTGCAGGAGCTGCCGCATCAGACGGATGGGAGTAAATGGTTGTGATGATCTCGTTTCTGTCCTCTCCCTTGTCCTTGAAGTAAGCGCGGATAACAGAAGCCATGGTCATGATACCCTGGGAACCGCCGCTTGGCTGGAAGGAGAAGTGATCCATTCCGGAAATCTCGCACATATACTTATCTGTATTGTAGAAAATCTCCAGCATACCCTGTACAGTGGACGGATCCTGTAATGGATGGTAGTCGCGGATCAGGGCAGATAACTGCTCGTTTACCTTCGGGCTGTACTTAACTGTACAGGTTCCCTGGCCGATCTCGATGTTCACATCAGCGCCTAATGTCTGCTGTGCCAGTCTTGCATAGTGGCGAAGAACACGGCTCTGGGACATTTCCGGCAGGTTTAACTTTGTGCTTCTCTTCATGCCCTCCGGAATAGCTGCTGTACCTTTTACTTCCTTGGCAACCTCTTCCTCAGGAGCACCTACTAAAATACCTCTCTCACCTGGGGTGCTTAACTCGTAAATGATCGGCTCATCCCATTTTGCCTGGTGAAATTTTGTTCTGACCTTTGATGATCTATCTATTCTTTTCACAATATCATTCCTTTCCGCGCAGCCTATTTGATAACCTCAGCGATTGCTGCTGCCAGTGTATCCAGATCTTCCTTCATATGAACCTCTGTCACGCAGTACAGAGCAGACTGTCCCAGATTCGGGAACTCCTTGGATAAGTCTTTTCCTCCGAAGATGCCCTTTACAAGGAGAGCCTTGTTGATCTCCTCAACAGTCTTTCCTGTCTCTGTAAAGTCAATGACAAACTCTTTGAAGAATACGCTTCCGAATGGATTTACCTTGATTCCAGGAATCTCGGAGAGCTTCTTTGCAGCGTACTGTGCATTTGCCATGATTAACTCGTCAACCTCTGCCATACCCTGAGGTCCCATAGTAGCCAGGTAAACGCCTGCTGTGATTCCCCAAAGTGCAGACTGTGTACCAACGTACTCTTTACCATGCTCTCTGTGGTGTCCGAAAGAAGTTCTGTCGTAGGCAACATCACCGAAGCCGTACTCGCCTGGCTCGGAAGTCGGAGCGATACCAAACAGTCTGGACGGGAACTCCATAACGAACTTCTCATCATCTGTTGTAGCCATAAATCCGGACTGGCCGCCGCCGTAGAACATATGAATGCCCAGTGGCTGTAAGTCACCGCAGACAATATCTGCACCGTATGTCGGAGGTGTAGCCAGAACGCCTAAGGAAATCGGATCAATACCTACAAGGCTTAATCCGCCTGCTGCATGTACTGCATCGGAGATAGCCTGTCCGTTTGGTTCAATCACGCCTAAGTAGTTCGGGTTCTCGAAATACATACCGATTACATCGTCGTTTAATTTTGCCTTTAAGTCATCTAAATCAATGGTTCCCTGAGCGGTTGCCTTTACCTTCTCGAACTTGATTACGCTCTCTGCGTAGTTCTTCATAACGGCCAGCTTCTGAGGATCGATAATCTCAGGAACCAGAACAACAGAGCGGTTTGTGATTCTCTGTGCCATTCTTACTGTTGTAGCGGCAGCCTGTGCCCAGTCCATAGTAGGTACGTTTACAACGTCCATATCTACTAACTCAGCAACCATGCTGGCATACTCGAACAGAGACTGGAAACGTCCCTCATCGTTGTATGGCTCGCCGCCGTATGCTGTTAAGAACTCGCCCTTTCCGTTGATCTCGTCGCAGATAGCCGGAACGTAATGCTGCCAGCAGCCTGCGCCTAAGAAGTTTAAGTTCTTGTGGCAGTCTGTATCCTTGGAGAGAACTTTCTCCACGTGTCTTCTCAGCTCATACTCAGAACCAAATGCCTTCGGCAGGTTCATATTCTCTTTTAATTTTAAAATCTCTGGAACGTTCTTGTGAAGCTCCTCCAGAGAGTTCATTCCGATCTCGTGGAGCATCTCCTCCTGAATCTCAGGAACTGAGTTCGGTATGTAAGGATGGCTTGCATATCCTTTCATTTTTATAATTCCTCCTTTAATTTCGGGTTTTATATTCCGGGGAAATGAGGCGTTCTGCCCCATTTCCCTTCATTTCTTCCTTCATGCAGTCTGTGCTGCCTGAGAGCAGCTTCCAGAACGGCTGATTATGCGATTCCGCCGCCGTCTACTACCAGTGCTGCACCTGTGATCCAGCTTGATAAGTCGCTTGCCAGGAAGAGAACTGCATTTGCGATATCCTCCGGCATACCGATTCTTGCAAGAGGTCTGCCAGTTCCGCAGTCTGCCAGATAAGAATCCATCTGCTCGCCGCCCTCTTTGACAACGCCTGTCTGCTTTCCTTCATCGCGGAGCATTGCTGTATCTGTGTCGCCTGGGTTTACGCTGTTGACACGGATGTTCTGATGACCGTGGTCAATAGCCATAGCTCTTGTTACGTTTACAATACCGCCCTTAACTGCGCAGTAAGCAGCTGCCAGGTCGCCTCCCTTTAAGCCCCAGCCGGAACCTGTGTTGATGATGCTTCCGCCGCCGTTTGCTGCCATTACCGGGATTGTGTACTTGGAGAACAGGAACAGTCCCTTTAAGCCTACATCCAGAACGAAATCCCACTCCTTCTCTGTCAGGTCTGCGATAGTCTTTCTTACTGTAACGCCTGCATTGTTGTGAAGGATATCAATTCTTCCATATTTTGCTACAACGCCGTCAATCGTTGCCTTTACCTGCTCCTCGTTTGTAACATCACATTTGAAGAATGTCACATCTCTGCCTGCCTGGCGAAGCTCCTCAGCTTTCTCCTCACCCTTCGGGCTGATATCTACCATAGCTACCTTTGCGCCGTAAGCGGAGAGAATCTCAACAACTCCCAGTCCGATTCCTGAGCTTCCGCCCGTAACAACTGCTACCTTGCCAGTCAGGTTTAATGGATCTTTCTTTGTGATCATAAATGTCATCCTCCTTTATATATGTTCATTATTAATGCGTACAGGTTACCGGTTAAAACAGAAGCCGCTTTTGCTCTTT is part of the Clostridium sp. M62/1 genome and harbors:
- a CDS encoding tyrosine-type recombinase/integrase → MALSVNQFQAPEPHSVYSENRRLEASDKEEIAERMKEIDSAIQGFCQYLHTKNMASNTIHVYSYALRQFLCRYRQVDFSNLHLYKVFLLEHYKPQTVNLRIRALNSYLEFTRAKSQKLSMVKIQQRNYLENVISEADYEYLKNCLLRDEKYLYYFIIRFMAATGARVSEVIQFQAEDIRNGYKDLYSKGNKVRRIYIPKALHQDALRWLEASKIQSGDIFLNRFGKRITPAGIRGQLKVLALNYGINPDVVYPHSFRHRFAKSFIEKCGDISLLSDLLGHRNIETTRIYLRRSSSEQYDIINKVVDW
- a CDS encoding IS256 family transposase; translated protein: MSDKIIQLNEDLIKHDLKDLVRSSVEETLNALLDKEADELVNAEKYERSSDRQGYRSGHYKRNLHTAAGEVELKVPKLKGIPFETAIIERYRRRESSVEEALIEMYLAGVSVRRVEDITEALWGTKVSPGTISNLNKKAYEHIETWRTRPLSGSYPYVYVDGVYLKRSWGGEIQNVSVLVAIGVSQDGCREILGAAEGMKEDRESWRSFFVWLKERGLTGVRLIIGDKNLGMLETIPEVFPDARYQRCTVHFYRNIFSVTPRNKMKTVALMLKAIHAQESKDAAREKALQVSEKLRSMKLAKAAKKVEDGIEETLTYMDFPTQHWTRLRTNNAIERLNREIKRRTKAIGAFPDGQSALMLVCARLRHVAATSWGARRYMNMDHLFNPEEDQLSDIIAG
- a CDS encoding tyrosine-type recombinase/integrase: MGYSPSTESVYPCSLPAPSDGNSFKLNPVKKQQKTYLDTVISERDYEKLKRRLKKDNNYYWYFVVRFLGATGARISELLQIKVENLKSGHLDLYSKGGKIRRLYLPRRLCDEALPWFESRGMKSGFIFLNHHGQVISARGIAVQLKQLAVRYRIDPGTVYPHSFRHRFAKNFLKKFNDISLLADLMGHDSIETTRIYLTRSSVEQKELLDRIITW
- a CDS encoding amino acid ABC transporter ATP-binding protein yields the protein MEEPLIQVKHLGKSFGSLQVLKDVTVDIYKGDVVCVIGASGSGKSTFLRCLNLLEEPTEGQILFEGTDITDKRTDINKHRQKMGMVFQQFNLFPHMTILENLTLAPIKLQGKKKEEIEPEAMKLLERVGLADRANAYPSQLSGGQKQRIAIVRALCMKPDVMLFDEPTSALDPEMVGEVLNVMRDLAEAKMTMVVVTHEMGFAREVATRVMFMDGGNFVEENEPKEFFSNPKNERLKAFLSKVL
- a CDS encoding amino acid ABC transporter permease, which codes for MWNQFVDTFTRNFINGDNWHYIADGLVTTIQITFFAVLVGIVIGFIVGIIRSTYDKTHRLKILNFICNVYLTVIRGTPVLVQLLIIYYVIFASVRIDKVLVAVLAFGINSGAYVAEIFRSGIMSIDNGQFEAGRSLGFNYPQTMWYIIMPQAFKNVLPALCNEFIALLKETSIAGYIGLQDLTKGGDIIRSRTYSAFMPLIAVALIYLAIVLIFTQLIKILERRLRQSEH
- a CDS encoding basic amino acid ABC transporter substrate-binding protein; the encoded protein is MKKKFLALSMAAVMAAALAGCSSGGSTADTTAAAAEETTAAGSEAVAEGSTAAEDAEAAEETAGGTLIMGTNATFPPYEYYDGDAIVGIDVEIAEAIGEKLGMDVQVEDMEFDALIPALVSDKVDFVAAGMTVTPDREASVNFTDTYATAAQVIIVKEGSDIASVDDLAGKVVGVQLGTTGDLLVSEIEGTTVERYNKGFEAVQSVTQGKIDAVVIDNAPAKNFVAQDEGLVILEEALSSEDYAMAVNKDNTELLEQINGAIAELKEEGTLDAIVDKYIPAE
- a CDS encoding YwaF family protein, translating into MKYLLLNYILEPTAWPMEPPAPGSVFHLSLSFILISLALLLAWKLRHLGEPQAIRLLTGLGILLFCCELYKQLFIYYIENNGHYNWWYFPFQLCSLPMYLCLFLPFLTARKRALLFTFMYQYNLLGALLVFAEPSGLMHPYWTLTLHGFFWHGILVFIGFFILFSGRTSSGNDVFLKTTALFLSCCAIAAGINVLSRQVALPPWQDADMFYISPFYPNTQIVFHQIAERFGISAGNIAYLAAIIAGAFLMKEISGAVSKHRKKSVKMTRHELL
- a CDS encoding ATP-NAD kinase family protein codes for the protein MKKLGLIINPVAGMGGSVGLKGTDHMVEEALRRGAKPRANERVRIALAELLELKDEIEILTYPGDMGAEAAEELGFKTAVLMPEGGKDLNALLDSSRADTLSLARRLKEEGVDLLLFAGGDGTARDIYEGVGTELPALGIPAGVKIHSPVYAKNPQSAGSLAKLWLSGKVTKTAEQEVLDIDEDLYRQEIINTRLYGYLSVPLEHVFTQNRKAPTPLSETAAIESIAHEIVEHMDPDTYYLIGAGTTTRGIMQMLGLKNTLIGVDLIKNRELVANDLYGDKILDYIRGKKTKLVVTVTGGQGFLFGRGNQQITPEVIREIGRENIIIIATKAKIAEFHHQPFLVDTPDQKLNQELCGYYRVVTAYGEFTMCRVSEN